From the genome of Abyssicoccus albus, one region includes:
- a CDS encoding Gfo/Idh/MocA family protein — MKFGIVGCGFIAKKHAKALSNIEGAEFVAVCDKVEDMMKPYKEEYGVETYTELTDMLQSDIDVVSICTPSGFHAPLALEIAKAGKHIIVEKPMAMKLEDTEQMINAAKENNVKLQVVHPNRFRPVVIELKKLLDSNKLGKISHANCIVNWNRNQEYYDQAPWRGTKEHDGGVLMNQAIHNLDLLLWFMGEPKEVFSMEATRLRDIEAEDVSCGTVRFVDGSLASVQASTTVYPKNYEESITIFGEHGTVKIGGPNALYFEHLEYEGMDESEVEQMKERIQEDPWGTPGHQRIIEDMIEAIEEDREPLVPGPQGENPLKLVLKMYESAENGKIVQW; from the coding sequence ATGAAATTTGGAATCGTTGGTTGTGGATTCATTGCAAAAAAACACGCTAAAGCATTATCAAACATAGAAGGTGCCGAATTTGTAGCTGTATGTGACAAAGTCGAAGATATGATGAAGCCGTATAAAGAAGAGTATGGAGTTGAAACTTATACCGAGTTAACTGATATGCTTCAATCAGATATTGACGTTGTATCTATTTGTACACCATCAGGGTTTCACGCTCCATTGGCACTTGAGATAGCGAAAGCAGGTAAGCATATTATTGTAGAAAAGCCGATGGCGATGAAATTAGAAGATACAGAACAAATGATTAATGCGGCAAAAGAAAATAACGTTAAGTTACAAGTAGTTCATCCGAATCGATTCAGACCTGTTGTCATTGAATTGAAGAAATTATTAGATAGTAATAAATTAGGTAAGATTTCACATGCAAACTGTATTGTAAACTGGAATCGAAACCAAGAATATTATGATCAAGCACCATGGAGAGGAACGAAGGAACATGATGGTGGTGTATTGATGAATCAAGCAATACATAATTTAGACTTGTTGTTATGGTTTATGGGAGAGCCGAAGGAAGTATTTAGTATGGAAGCAACACGTTTAAGAGATATCGAAGCTGAAGATGTATCATGTGGAACAGTTCGATTTGTAGATGGATCATTAGCAAGTGTTCAAGCTTCAACAACTGTATATCCTAAGAACTATGAGGAGTCAATTACAATCTTTGGAGAACATGGGACAGTAAAAATTGGTGGCCCAAATGCGTTGTATTTTGAACACTTGGAGTATGAAGGCATGGACGAGAGTGAAGTTGAACAAATGAAAGAAAGAATTCAAGAAGATCCATGGGGTACACCAGGACATCAAAGAATTATCGAAGATATGATTGAAGCAATTGAAGAGGATAGAGAGCCGCTTGTACCTGGTCCTCAAGGTGAAAATCCGTTGAAATTAGTACTTAAAATGTACGAATCGGCAGAAAATGGGAAAATTGTTCAGTGGTAG